One Streptomyces coeruleorubidus DNA segment encodes these proteins:
- a CDS encoding site-specific integrase — translation MPETPKRAQRAGHGADTIYWDPAKKSYVGAVSLGYAPNGKRRRPKVYGKTKTEVREKIRNLKKEMQTGVKAPANYTVADAVNDWLERGLKGRDEKGTIGKNRSMANKHLIPFIGKAKLKELSADDVDDWLDDRAEFLATRSLRDLLAILRRSIAHAQRRDKAARNVALLVTAPEGRPGRPSKALNLEQAKAVLTAARPSRLYAYLVLSLLSGVRTEEARPLTWDHVFLDTTDGIPPHVAVWRSVRKHGETKTRKSRRTIALPKQVVEVLEEHMRWQTQERAARGMEWSPTGRVFTTRSGEPLDAANVRRDFKAIVKKAGLKPEWTPRELRHSFVSLLSDHGVPLERIALLVGHSSQATTEAVYRKQLRPVITQGAEAMDDIFAEDQEGEAAEDDEEGDAVA, via the coding sequence ATGCCCGAGACCCCGAAGCGCGCCCAAAGGGCTGGCCACGGTGCGGACACGATCTATTGGGACCCCGCCAAGAAGAGCTACGTGGGGGCCGTTTCCCTGGGGTACGCCCCGAACGGCAAGCGCCGTCGACCGAAGGTGTACGGCAAGACCAAGACCGAAGTCCGAGAGAAAATCCGGAACTTGAAGAAGGAGATGCAGACTGGCGTCAAGGCGCCGGCCAACTACACCGTGGCGGACGCGGTGAACGACTGGTTGGAGCGCGGTCTAAAGGGGCGCGACGAGAAGGGCACCATCGGCAAGAACCGCTCGATGGCGAACAAGCACCTGATCCCGTTCATCGGCAAGGCCAAGCTGAAGGAACTCAGCGCGGACGACGTCGACGACTGGTTGGACGACAGGGCCGAATTCCTCGCGACGCGAAGCCTGCGTGACCTGCTCGCCATCCTGCGCCGCTCCATCGCGCACGCTCAGCGCAGGGACAAGGCTGCGCGGAATGTCGCCCTACTCGTCACTGCACCGGAGGGGCGCCCCGGCCGACCGAGCAAGGCACTCAACTTGGAGCAGGCGAAAGCCGTGCTCACCGCCGCGCGTCCGTCACGGCTGTATGCCTACCTCGTGCTCTCGCTCCTCAGCGGCGTGCGCACGGAAGAGGCGCGGCCCCTCACCTGGGATCACGTCTTCCTGGACACGACGGACGGCATCCCGCCTCACGTCGCGGTGTGGCGTTCCGTGCGCAAGCACGGAGAGACCAAGACCAGGAAGAGCCGCCGTACCATCGCTCTGCCGAAACAGGTGGTCGAAGTCCTCGAAGAGCACATGCGATGGCAGACGCAGGAGCGGGCAGCGAGAGGGATGGAGTGGAGCCCGACCGGCCGCGTCTTCACCACCCGGAGCGGCGAGCCGCTCGACGCGGCCAACGTCCGACGCGACTTCAAGGCCATCGTGAAGAAGGCCGGACTGAAGCCTGAGTGGACCCCGCGGGAGCTCCGGCACAGCTTTGTGTCCCTGCTCTCCGACCACGGCGTACCGCTGGAGCGGATCGCGCTCTTGGTCGGGCACAGCAGTCAGGCGACCACAGAGGCGGTCTACCGGAAGCAGCTCCGGCCCGTGATCACGCAGGGTGCCGAAGCGATGGACGACATCTTCGCCGAAGATCAGGAAGGGGAGGCTGCGGAGGACGACGAAGAGGGCGACGCGGTGGCCTGA
- a CDS encoding RRQRL motif-containing zinc-binding protein, with product MAALPVYRWRLAPDGYATRRQLRARGLRPGGQGVAAQLERPRRRRGPLVAYLYRVDLAKPVRPMTPGRWAALAKANAARRLCPQCRRDAGYVIPASLGACVPCAYPTPADSPRSV from the coding sequence ATGGCTGCGCTGCCGGTCTATCGGTGGCGCCTGGCTCCGGACGGCTACGCCACCCGCCGCCAACTCCGTGCCCGGGGCTTACGGCCCGGCGGTCAGGGCGTGGCCGCGCAGCTCGAACGGCCGCGCCGCCGCCGGGGGCCGCTGGTCGCCTACCTCTACCGCGTCGACCTCGCCAAGCCGGTCCGGCCGATGACGCCGGGCCGGTGGGCGGCACTCGCTAAGGCGAACGCCGCCCGCCGCCTCTGCCCGCAGTGCCGGCGCGATGCGGGCTACGTCATCCCCGCCTCGCTCGGGGCCTGCGTGCCCTGCGCCTACCCCACCCCCGCCGACTCTCCGAGGAGCGTCTGA
- a CDS encoding helix-turn-helix domain-containing protein encodes MSTVAEPAEQLLYRPEEAAKALRIGRSMVYEEIRLGRLKTVRIGRRRLVPPEYIERYVELLKSEAEATG; translated from the coding sequence ATGAGCACAGTCGCTGAACCTGCTGAACAGCTCCTCTACCGCCCTGAAGAGGCTGCCAAGGCTCTCCGTATTGGCCGATCGATGGTCTACGAGGAGATCCGGCTTGGACGCCTCAAGACCGTCCGCATTGGTCGCCGCCGACTTGTGCCACCTGAGTACATCGAGCGGTACGTCGAACTCCTCAAAAGCGAGGCGGAAGCCACCGGCTGA
- a CDS encoding Pr6Pr family membrane protein produces the protein MTAPIPRDIPDLPAIPGKPALKPSPVPATAVVAPLPRPAAAAFRLLVALAAAAGVTLEVLLGDPSRTLGYFAIQSNILLALVMALSARRAWTAGRPLPGAVLGATLLYVAIAALVHHLLLMNEASPFSLTGEAAAAPTGWQAVAHHTLHTLTPIAAVLDWLLLTAPGRLHLRQAGAWLLYPLAYLAFSLTRGELLLPGTPDRYLYPFLDVGQDGYKKVLGNALLLGLSFYALAILLVALDHARPNPPRYRWKTGFRL, from the coding sequence ATGACCGCCCCTATACCCAGGGACATACCGGACCTCCCCGCGATTCCGGGCAAGCCCGCGCTGAAGCCCTCCCCCGTCCCCGCCACGGCCGTCGTCGCCCCGCTCCCCCGCCCGGCGGCCGCGGCGTTCCGCCTGCTGGTCGCCCTGGCGGCGGCCGCCGGCGTCACGCTCGAAGTACTCCTGGGCGACCCGTCCCGGACCCTGGGCTACTTCGCGATCCAGAGCAACATCCTGCTCGCGCTGGTCATGGCCCTCTCGGCCCGCCGCGCGTGGACAGCCGGCCGCCCGCTACCAGGAGCCGTACTGGGCGCGACCCTGCTCTACGTCGCCATCGCGGCCCTGGTGCACCACCTGCTCCTGATGAACGAGGCGAGCCCCTTCTCCCTCACGGGCGAGGCCGCCGCCGCTCCGACGGGCTGGCAGGCCGTCGCCCACCACACCCTCCACACGCTGACCCCGATCGCGGCCGTACTGGACTGGCTCCTGCTCACGGCCCCCGGCCGCCTGCACCTGCGCCAGGCCGGCGCCTGGCTCCTCTACCCCCTGGCCTACCTGGCCTTCTCCCTCACCCGAGGCGAACTGCTCCTCCCGGGCACCCCCGACCGCTACCTCTACCCCTTCCTGGACGTCGGCCAGGACGGCTACAAGAAGGTCCTCGGCAACGCCCTCCTCCTCGGCCTCTCCTTCTACGCCCTCGCGATCCTCCTCGTGGCCCTCGACCACGCCCGCCCGAACCCACCCCGCTACCGCTGGAAAACCGGATTTCGTCTCTAG
- a CDS encoding GatB/YqeY domain-containing protein, which yields MTTLKSKLQEDLNAAIKERDELRSSTLRLTLAAITKEEVAGKEKRELSDDEVQKVITREAKKRREAAEAFAQGGRAEQAEREKAEGEVLAEYLPKQLSDEELQQIVAQAVEEARAAGAEGPRAMGAVMKIVNPKVAGQAEGGRVAAAVKKLLAG from the coding sequence ATGACCACGCTCAAGTCGAAGCTTCAGGAAGACCTCAACGCCGCGATCAAGGAGCGCGACGAGCTCCGCTCCTCGACGCTCCGGCTGACGCTCGCCGCGATCACCAAGGAGGAGGTCGCGGGCAAGGAGAAGCGCGAGCTCTCCGACGACGAGGTGCAGAAGGTGATCACCCGCGAGGCGAAGAAGCGGCGTGAGGCGGCCGAGGCCTTCGCGCAGGGTGGTCGTGCCGAGCAGGCCGAGCGGGAGAAGGCGGAGGGTGAGGTGCTCGCCGAGTACCTCCCCAAGCAGCTGTCCGACGAGGAGCTCCAGCAGATCGTGGCCCAGGCCGTCGAGGAGGCCAGGGCCGCCGGTGCCGAGGGGCCGCGGGCCATGGGCGCCGTCATGAAGATCGTGAACCCGAAGGTGGCCGGCCAGGCCGAGGGCGGCCGCGTCGCCGCCGCGGTGAAGAAGCTGCTGGCCGGCTGA
- a CDS encoding bifunctional DNA primase/polymerase — protein MSETPYPQHTALSLAASGVPVLPLRRGKVPFGNCPTCAGNACGGRPNMKTPGPCRCPGVCHAWAAATTDPAVIVSPPWAAAWRRSVCVAYHPGAAGLTVVDLDNADAIAWARTVLPATRTVATTRGEHWIYRGAMTSHNAVRPGVDVKSSMSYARYLGPGTGHMVDLPDAVRALAVKKPSPVRPAPHVGTLPAGSGECPHRTPAYLERGIAMAEQRITKARSAIHATVYRTFLAVLSTHGRCDCLTDTHVARLFAAAQSKGETARHCTDAWTNARTTLGL, from the coding sequence ATGAGCGAGACGCCCTACCCCCAGCACACCGCGCTGAGCCTCGCCGCTTCCGGCGTGCCGGTGCTGCCCCTGCGGCGGGGCAAGGTTCCGTTCGGTAACTGCCCTACCTGCGCGGGCAACGCGTGCGGGGGCCGGCCAAACATGAAGACCCCGGGGCCCTGCCGGTGCCCTGGCGTCTGCCACGCGTGGGCCGCCGCCACCACCGACCCGGCAGTCATCGTCTCGCCCCCGTGGGCGGCGGCGTGGCGGCGGTCCGTCTGCGTCGCCTACCACCCCGGCGCCGCCGGGCTGACCGTCGTGGACCTGGACAACGCGGACGCCATCGCGTGGGCCCGTACCGTCCTGCCGGCCACGCGCACGGTGGCGACGACGCGCGGTGAGCACTGGATCTATCGGGGCGCCATGACTTCACACAACGCGGTCCGGCCCGGTGTCGACGTCAAGTCGTCCATGTCCTACGCCCGCTACCTGGGGCCCGGCACCGGCCACATGGTCGACCTACCGGACGCCGTGCGCGCCCTCGCGGTGAAGAAGCCTTCCCCCGTCCGGCCGGCGCCGCATGTCGGCACCCTGCCCGCAGGGTCCGGGGAGTGCCCGCACCGCACGCCCGCTTACCTGGAACGCGGCATCGCAATGGCCGAACAGCGCATCACCAAGGCGCGCAGCGCAATCCACGCGACCGTGTACCGGACGTTCCTCGCGGTGCTGTCCACACACGGCCGGTGCGACTGCCTCACCGACACCCACGTCGCCCGGCTGTTCGCCGCCGCGCAGAGCAAGGGCGAGACGGCCCGGCACTGCACGGACGCGTGGACCAACGCCCGCACCACGTTGGGACTGTGA
- a CDS encoding metallophosphoesterase, with translation MRARYGVPLGIAAAGAAGLLYAAGFEARSFRLRRVTVPVLPSGMRPLRVLQVSDVHMVSGQRKKQRWLHSLAGLRPDLVINTGDNLSDPEGVPEVLDALGPLMEFPGAYVFGSNDYYGPKLRNPARYLFEKAQGRHGLNGNPPAVGVVHNPWEDLRDAFDAAGWLNLTNTRDALKIEGVSVELTGLDDPHIKRDRYDQVAGGPSDSADFSMGVVHAPYLRTLDAFTADAYPLILAGHTHGGQLCIPFYGALVTNCDLDTDRVKGLSTHTAQGRTAYLHVSAGCGTNRYTPVRFACPPEATLLTLVGRE, from the coding sequence ATGCGCGCGCGATACGGAGTGCCCCTGGGAATCGCGGCGGCTGGTGCCGCCGGTCTGTTGTACGCGGCGGGCTTCGAGGCCCGCTCCTTCCGCCTCCGCCGGGTCACGGTCCCGGTCCTGCCCTCGGGCATGCGCCCCTTGCGCGTGTTGCAGGTCTCCGACGTCCACATGGTCAGCGGTCAGCGCAAGAAGCAGCGCTGGCTGCACTCCCTGGCGGGCCTGCGCCCCGACCTCGTGATCAACACGGGTGACAACCTCTCCGACCCGGAGGGCGTCCCGGAGGTCCTGGACGCGCTCGGCCCCCTGATGGAGTTCCCGGGCGCGTACGTCTTCGGCTCCAACGACTACTACGGTCCCAAGCTCCGCAACCCCGCCCGCTACCTGTTCGAAAAGGCTCAGGGCCGCCACGGCCTGAACGGCAACCCGCCGGCCGTCGGCGTGGTGCATAACCCGTGGGAGGACCTGCGGGACGCCTTCGACGCGGCGGGCTGGCTGAACCTGACCAACACGCGCGACGCGCTCAAGATCGAGGGCGTCTCGGTGGAGCTGACGGGCCTGGACGACCCGCACATCAAGCGCGACCGCTACGACCAGGTAGCCGGCGGCCCCTCGGATTCCGCCGACTTCTCCATGGGCGTGGTCCACGCGCCGTACCTGCGGACCCTGGACGCCTTCACGGCCGACGCCTACCCCTTGATCCTGGCCGGCCACACCCACGGCGGCCAGCTGTGCATCCCCTTCTACGGCGCCCTGGTCACCAACTGCGACCTGGACACGGACCGCGTGAAGGGCCTGTCCACGCACACGGCGCAGGGCCGTACGGCGTACCTGCACGTCTCGGCGGGCTGCGGCACGAACCGCTACACACCGGTACGGTTCGCGTGCCCGCCGGAGGCGACGTTGCTGACGTTGGTGGGGCGGGAGTAG
- a CDS encoding DUF7221 family queuine tRNA-ribosyltransferase-like protein, translating to MSENVVHLHKHTAHPTSDTAPTVLTVVPDAPPARPVPLWVRSGRAIKTGVTHEKTRATVRAAARHSLYTFNGGRIVARRAWDGRTGSRYERMIRAAEAAGNLEAAEEWEERLQRFRAARHHRRMDLLHSPVEAAKGVAVGAGMSIGVLVALGVVMAINTGHVGDVITPLSATIDFIALLIRIVQVVWGPALTIGPFLALLALWSVGRKQHAAPAWALPANVRGSEGEPITPSIVVKALRDLGVPALARAIKEMGDAGASMLGPIRIAGCGVEVDVTLPSGVATNEVQNKRRKLAENLTRHEHEVFITIPEAARTVRLWIADSGALDEPIGPSPLVTDETLTANYKTGRAPWGQDLRGDAAELSVYQRHLLVTGLSNQGKTAALRALALWLALDRTVQFWIADLKGVGDWAPFDGIAKVLIEGPSDSHCIQATEMVEDAVEEMNRRIEAVRKDPSLVFPPLGGPHLSPKNAGPPLPASTIKELEIPSMTQPTIAPRALPAGAPAASGMRFYLTTHKRHWVKLTDVPLFLKSEHFAAAAKLYPARGRYAVDSGGFSELQRHGCWTRSPRQYVDDLRRIWEHVGPYDWAAGQDWMCEDLIIHGGTAGPLTFVGTKLSVPEHQRRTVHNFLDLRSLAPTLRIIPTLQGRTVAEYHACADLYESYGVNLRREPTVGLGSVCRLQSTKQGAAIVTAMAARGYRLHGFGFKILGLERVGHLLASADSAAWSYHARKRPPLPGHTHKNCANCLDYALNWRRRVLAAIPTYHQTLLTDGSAA from the coding sequence ATGTCTGAGAACGTCGTCCACCTCCACAAGCACACCGCCCACCCGACCTCCGACACGGCCCCCACCGTGCTCACGGTCGTGCCGGACGCGCCGCCCGCGCGGCCCGTGCCGCTGTGGGTGCGCTCCGGCCGTGCCATCAAGACCGGCGTCACCCACGAGAAGACCCGCGCGACGGTCCGGGCGGCGGCCCGGCACAGCCTCTACACGTTCAACGGCGGTCGGATCGTGGCCCGTCGCGCGTGGGACGGCCGTACCGGGTCCCGGTACGAGCGGATGATCCGGGCGGCGGAAGCCGCGGGAAACCTGGAGGCGGCCGAAGAGTGGGAGGAGCGGTTGCAGCGCTTCCGCGCCGCCCGCCACCACCGCCGCATGGACCTGCTCCACTCGCCGGTGGAGGCCGCCAAGGGCGTGGCCGTCGGCGCGGGCATGAGCATCGGTGTCCTGGTCGCCCTCGGCGTCGTCATGGCCATCAACACCGGCCACGTCGGCGATGTCATCACCCCGCTGTCGGCGACCATCGACTTCATCGCCCTGCTCATCCGGATCGTGCAGGTGGTGTGGGGTCCGGCGCTCACGATCGGCCCGTTCCTGGCCCTGCTGGCGCTGTGGTCGGTCGGCCGCAAGCAGCACGCCGCCCCCGCCTGGGCCTTGCCCGCCAACGTCCGGGGCAGCGAGGGTGAGCCGATCACCCCGTCCATCGTGGTCAAGGCCCTGCGTGACCTCGGAGTGCCCGCCTTGGCGCGGGCCATCAAGGAGATGGGCGACGCCGGCGCGTCCATGCTCGGGCCGATCCGGATCGCCGGATGCGGCGTGGAAGTCGACGTGACCCTTCCCTCCGGGGTGGCCACGAACGAGGTGCAGAACAAGCGCCGCAAGCTCGCCGAGAACCTCACCCGGCACGAACACGAGGTGTTCATCACCATCCCCGAGGCCGCGCGGACGGTGCGGCTGTGGATCGCCGACTCGGGGGCGCTGGACGAGCCGATCGGCCCGTCCCCGCTGGTCACCGACGAGACGCTGACCGCGAACTACAAGACCGGTCGGGCCCCGTGGGGCCAGGACCTGCGCGGGGACGCGGCTGAGCTGAGCGTGTATCAGCGTCACCTGTTGGTCACGGGCCTGTCCAACCAGGGCAAGACCGCCGCCCTGCGGGCGCTCGCCCTGTGGTTGGCGCTGGACCGTACGGTGCAGTTCTGGATTGCCGACCTGAAGGGTGTCGGCGACTGGGCACCGTTCGACGGCATCGCGAAGGTCCTGATCGAGGGGCCCTCGGACAGCCACTGCATTCAGGCGACCGAGATGGTTGAGGACGCGGTGGAGGAGATGAACCGGCGGATCGAGGCGGTTCGCAAGGACCCGTCCCTCGTGTTCCCGCCGCTAGGCGGCCCCCACCTCTCGCCAAAGAACGCGGGGCCGCCCTTGCCAGCCAGCACCATCAAGGAACTGGAGATACCCAGCATGACGCAACCCACCATCGCCCCGCGAGCCTTACCGGCGGGAGCTCCCGCCGCGAGCGGGATGCGGTTCTACCTGACCACCCACAAACGGCACTGGGTCAAGCTCACCGACGTGCCGCTGTTCCTGAAGTCCGAGCACTTCGCCGCCGCAGCCAAGCTGTACCCCGCCCGCGGCCGGTACGCGGTCGACTCCGGCGGCTTCTCGGAACTCCAGCGTCACGGATGCTGGACGCGCAGCCCACGCCAGTACGTGGACGACCTGCGCCGCATCTGGGAACACGTCGGCCCCTACGACTGGGCCGCCGGTCAGGACTGGATGTGTGAAGACCTCATCATCCACGGCGGCACAGCGGGCCCCCTCACCTTCGTCGGGACCAAGCTGAGCGTGCCGGAGCACCAGCGCCGCACCGTGCACAACTTCCTGGACCTGCGCTCCCTTGCCCCGACCCTGCGCATCATCCCCACCCTTCAGGGCCGCACCGTGGCCGAGTACCACGCGTGCGCGGACCTGTACGAAAGCTACGGCGTCAACCTGCGCCGCGAACCCACCGTCGGGCTGGGCTCCGTGTGCCGGCTGCAGTCCACCAAACAAGGGGCGGCGATCGTCACCGCGATGGCCGCCCGCGGCTACCGGCTGCACGGCTTCGGGTTCAAGATCCTCGGTCTGGAACGGGTCGGACACCTGCTTGCCTCCGCGGACTCCGCGGCCTGGAGCTACCACGCCCGCAAGCGGCCACCGCTGCCCGGCCACACCCACAAGAACTGCGCCAACTGTCTCGACTACGCCCTCAACTGGCGCCGCCGGGTCCTGGCTGCCATCCCCACCTACCACCAGACGCTGCTGACCGACGGGAGTGCGGCATGA
- a CDS encoding ATP-binding protein, whose translation MSDDDKTPARDVIADYAQSHFRYFRTADGTVYAQKNGHPVARPIRSQGTSGSHRQELMVGLFRDGYGVFNGTALKEALDLIEALALSQDVQPVHIRVAPGFDGATWLDLGRDDGQSVRIHPTGWDIRTPDPQEVCWRRTQLTGELPMPVKDTDGKGIDLLLRLCNFANAETECLAIAWLIGCLGPSVPVPAPFLTGPQGAGKSTGGRMLVRIIEGMSGDLRRAPKDEENLIAAVAAGWVTALDNLSHLAPDLSDAMCCIVTGAETVKRALYTDGDVVRARYRRPLLLTGIDVGVIRPDLAERLLPLRLERPSVRRTEAELWAEYAQALPVILGSLLDLTVKVRAAEADIPTDLRMADFAHLCAQLDAATGFGALAAYRASLDDLNDDVIEGDLLAQTVLKHAAGIAPGAEERMTSAEWLHALTGLYSGEDCRPLPKGWPTTGKVLSDRLKRLQPTLAARGVLIDWGRTKAARYIEMARPSAPPPAHEQEPAF comes from the coding sequence ATGTCCGACGACGACAAGACCCCCGCCCGCGACGTCATCGCGGACTACGCCCAATCGCACTTCCGGTACTTCCGCACCGCTGACGGGACCGTGTACGCGCAGAAGAACGGCCACCCCGTGGCCCGCCCGATCCGCTCTCAGGGCACCTCGGGCAGCCACCGTCAGGAACTCATGGTCGGTCTCTTCCGCGACGGATACGGCGTGTTCAACGGCACCGCCTTGAAGGAGGCACTCGACTTGATCGAGGCACTCGCGCTGAGCCAGGACGTACAGCCCGTGCACATCCGCGTCGCGCCGGGGTTCGACGGGGCGACGTGGCTGGACCTGGGCCGCGACGACGGACAGTCGGTCCGTATCCACCCCACCGGATGGGACATCCGCACCCCCGACCCACAAGAGGTGTGCTGGCGCCGCACGCAGCTCACAGGCGAGTTGCCCATGCCGGTCAAGGACACTGACGGCAAGGGCATCGATCTCCTGCTCAGGCTGTGCAACTTCGCCAACGCCGAGACCGAATGCCTGGCCATCGCGTGGCTGATCGGCTGCCTCGGTCCGTCCGTGCCCGTCCCCGCCCCGTTCCTCACCGGCCCCCAGGGGGCAGGCAAGTCCACGGGCGGGCGGATGCTCGTGCGCATCATCGAGGGCATGAGCGGGGACCTGCGCCGGGCCCCCAAGGACGAAGAGAACCTGATCGCGGCCGTGGCCGCAGGATGGGTCACCGCCCTGGACAACCTCTCCCACCTCGCCCCCGACCTGTCCGACGCGATGTGCTGCATCGTCACCGGGGCCGAGACCGTCAAACGCGCCCTGTACACCGACGGGGACGTCGTCCGGGCCCGCTACCGCCGCCCCCTGCTGCTGACCGGCATCGACGTGGGCGTGATCCGGCCCGACCTTGCCGAACGGCTCCTGCCACTACGCCTGGAACGCCCCAGCGTCCGGCGGACCGAAGCGGAACTGTGGGCGGAGTACGCGCAAGCCCTGCCCGTGATCCTCGGCTCCCTGCTCGACCTCACGGTCAAGGTCCGTGCGGCAGAGGCGGACATTCCGACCGACCTGCGGATGGCCGACTTCGCCCACCTGTGCGCGCAGCTCGACGCCGCCACCGGGTTCGGAGCGCTCGCCGCCTACCGGGCCAGCCTGGACGACCTCAACGACGACGTGATCGAAGGTGACCTGCTGGCGCAGACCGTCCTGAAGCACGCCGCCGGCATCGCTCCGGGGGCGGAGGAGCGGATGACCTCTGCCGAGTGGCTGCACGCCCTCACGGGCCTCTACAGCGGCGAGGACTGCCGACCCCTTCCAAAAGGCTGGCCGACCACCGGCAAGGTGCTCTCAGACCGCCTCAAGCGGCTTCAGCCCACCCTCGCCGCCCGGGGCGTCCTCATCGACTGGGGACGCACCAAGGCGGCCCGGTACATCGAGATGGCCCGGCCCTCGGCCCCGCCGCCCGCACACGAGCAGGAACCGGCGTTCTGA